The Thermodesulfovibrionia bacterium genome includes a window with the following:
- a CDS encoding protein-L-isoaspartate(D-aspartate) O-methyltransferase — translation MSGDKYYSERMLMVETQLRRRGILDERVLSAMEEIPRHVFVSDDLKYMAYDDCALPIGENQTISQPYMVALMTELLALKGDEKVLEIGTGSGYQTALLSRLASRVFSVERIEALALRAKKVLDELNYGNVKISVSDGTLGLPEEAPYDAIIVTAAAPDIPQAYIGQLKTGGRLVIPVGSRYSQVLQLVEKTSSGITVTESTGCVFVPLLGKDGWG, via the coding sequence ATGTCCGGTGATAAATATTACAGCGAACGTATGTTGATGGTCGAGACACAGCTCAGGCGCAGGGGCATACTGGATGAGCGTGTGCTTTCAGCAATGGAAGAGATACCCAGGCATGTGTTTGTCAGCGATGACCTGAAGTATATGGCGTATGATGACTGCGCCCTTCCGATAGGAGAGAACCAGACCATATCCCAGCCGTATATGGTTGCGCTTATGACAGAGCTGCTTGCACTGAAAGGCGATGAAAAGGTTCTTGAGATAGGAACCGGCTCAGGTTATCAGACCGCTCTCTTGTCAAGGCTCGCATCCAGGGTGTTTTCAGTTGAAAGGATCGAGGCCCTTGCGCTGAGAGCAAAAAAGGTGCTGGATGAACTTAATTACGGTAATGTGAAGATATCCGTCAGTGACGGAACGTTAGGGCTGCCCGAAGAGGCGCCCTACGACGCTATTATCGTTACTGCCGCTGCCCCGGATATCCCGCAGGCTTATATCGGCCAGCTCAAGACAGGCGGCAGGCTTGTGATCCCTGTAGGCAGCCGCTATTCACAGGTGCTTCAGCTTGTTGAAAAGACATCATCAGGCATAACTGTCACAGAATCAACAGGCTG